A single region of the Lates calcarifer isolate ASB-BC8 linkage group LG3, TLL_Latcal_v3, whole genome shotgun sequence genome encodes:
- the rp9 gene encoding LOW QUALITY PROTEIN: retinitis pigmentosa 9 protein (The sequence of the model RefSeq protein was modified relative to this genomic sequence to represent the inferred CDS: deleted 1 base in 1 codon) encodes MSDRKRTREKEDRRDHKRHKSSKQDLEKLKTQTKKLNQEVQKLKHVETFYEKPPPGLIKEKEEKPEDCIPAEPGNEEARSFLAHAPTRGLWMPLGKEVKVMQCWRCKRYGHRTGDRECPFFIKGNQKLEQFRVAHEDPMYDIIRENKRNEKETRIQQLQQLLQDTTSSSSSSDTDSSSSSSSDHHRSKKRKKRKDKKKKDKKKRKRKRKHKSSKTSASSDSD; translated from the exons ATGTCTGATAGAAAGCGAACAAGAGAGAAGGAAGACAGACGAGACCACAAGAGACACAAGTCGTCCAAACAGGATTTGGAGAAACTCAAAACACAAACGAAAAAACTCAACCAAGAAGTCCAAAAATTGAAACACGTCGAGACATT CTATGAGAAGCCTCCACCAGGACTCATAAAG gagaaggaagaaaaacCAGAGGACTGTATTCCTGCTGAACCAGGAAATGAAGAAGCCAGGAGCTTCCTGGCACATGCCCCCACCAGAGGCCTTTGGATGCCTCTGGGGAAGGAAGTGAAGGTGATGCAGT GCTGGAGATGCAAGCGCTATGGTCACAGGACAGGAGACAGGGAGTGTCCTTTCTTCATCAAAGGAAACCAGAAACTGGAGCAGTTCAGAGTG GCTCACGAAGACCCAATGTACGACATAATTCGGGAAAACAAAAGGAATGAAAAAGAAACCAG gatccagcagctgcagcagctgctt caggacaccacctcctcctcatcctcctccgaTACagacagctcctcctcctcttcctctgaccACCATCGCAGCAAGAAGCggaaaaagaggaaggacaaaaagaagaaagacaagaagaagagaaagaggaagcgAAAGCACAAGTCCTCCAAAACCAGTGCCAGCTCAGATTCAGATTGA